From one Lolium rigidum isolate FL_2022 chromosome 4, APGP_CSIRO_Lrig_0.1, whole genome shotgun sequence genomic stretch:
- the LOC124650548 gene encoding E3 ubiquitin-protein ligase EL5-like codes for MTTAQSPATAVAAAAVEKSKHWAPHGPALTACLVSINLLMILLIFFYFWRFFSGKRGTLSPGGADEEAPSADTSPAASPGGSRRLCDPDHPDIASSLPVTVFDSSSDAVGGKAAPECAVCIVEFRDGDQVRLLPGCGHRFHAACVGAWLQLHSTCPLCRASVLAPPPTAAEPKNDDPKDDGGAECPV; via the coding sequence ATGACAACGGCCCAGAGCCCAGcgaccgcggtggcggcggcggcggtggagaagaGCAAGCACTGGGCTCCGCACGGCCCGGCGCTGACGGCCTGCCTCGTCAGCATCAACCTGCTCAtgatcctcctcatcttcttctactTCTGGCGGTTCTTCTCCGGGAAGCGAGGAACGTTGTCCCCCGGCGGCGCGGACGAGGAGGCGCCCTCGGCCGACACGTCCCCGGCAGCCTCGCCGGGAGGGTCCAGGCGTCTTTGCGACCCCGACCATCCGGACATCGCGTCCTCCCTGCCCGTGACCGTCTTCGACTCCAGCAGCGACGCAGTCGGTGGGAAGGCAGCGCCGGAGTGCGCGGTGTGCATCGTGGAGTTCCGGGACGGCGACCAAGTGCGCCTCTTGCCTGGCTGCGGGCACCGGTTCCACGCTGCGTGCGTCGGCGCGTGGCTGCAGCTCCACTCCACGTGCCCGCTCTGTCGGGCCAGCGTCCTCGCCCCGCCACCCACCGCCGCCGAGCCCAAGAACGACGATCCCAAGGACGACGGCGGTGCGGAGTGCCCTGTGTGA